From Verrucomicrobiota bacterium, one genomic window encodes:
- a CDS encoding DUF3466 family protein gives MPRRAFASLMAVVTGTMLFAPARASAQGYTVTDLGTVGGASSKASALNNKGHVAATISKELRDGSRLSRAMQLKGMWTDIATAEGQHAFGSDINDAGDFIGWTRFLQPDGKRQERAWVIKGGKFTELGSLGGPNSRAYGMNDRSEVVGASQNSEGSFHAFLWRDNKMEDLGTLGGRHSYAHGVNSAFDVVGVSETTNQLRHAFRWFAGKMTDLGTLGGLLSQANAVNEQGDIVGVAQHTNGLMRAFLHTETRMRDLGTLGGGSSQAAALNNRKQIVGTAQTRLGEHRGFIWSDGQMRDLNLLLPQAAGWFVMEATDINEASQILCMARGRDTLVHALILSPPASAVAPKKK, from the coding sequence ATGCCCCGCCGCGCGTTCGCCAGCCTCATGGCTGTCGTCACGGGAACGATGCTTTTTGCACCGGCCCGTGCATCAGCCCAAGGCTACACGGTGACTGACCTCGGCACGGTGGGCGGCGCATCGAGCAAGGCTTCGGCGCTGAACAACAAGGGGCACGTCGCAGCGACCATCTCCAAGGAGTTGCGCGACGGCTCGCGACTCAGCCGCGCGATGCAGCTCAAGGGCATGTGGACCGACATTGCAACCGCCGAAGGGCAGCACGCGTTCGGCTCCGACATCAACGACGCGGGTGACTTCATCGGGTGGACGCGATTTCTCCAGCCCGATGGCAAGCGTCAGGAGCGGGCGTGGGTGATCAAGGGCGGCAAGTTCACCGAACTCGGCTCGCTCGGCGGACCCAACTCGCGCGCCTACGGCATGAACGACCGCAGTGAAGTCGTCGGCGCGTCGCAGAATTCCGAGGGCAGCTTCCACGCGTTCCTCTGGCGCGACAACAAGATGGAGGACCTCGGCACGCTCGGCGGGAGGCACAGTTACGCGCACGGCGTGAACAGCGCGTTCGACGTTGTCGGCGTGTCCGAGACGACGAACCAACTTCGCCACGCCTTCCGGTGGTTTGCCGGCAAGATGACCGACCTGGGCACGCTCGGCGGATTGCTCAGCCAGGCCAACGCGGTCAACGAGCAGGGCGACATCGTGGGCGTCGCTCAGCATACGAACGGACTCATGCGCGCCTTTTTGCACACCGAGACCAGGATGCGCGACCTGGGCACGCTCGGAGGCGGATCGAGCCAGGCGGCTGCGCTCAACAACCGCAAGCAAATCGTCGGCACCGCGCAGACGCGGCTCGGCGAGCATCGCGGATTCATCTGGTCCGACGGCCAGATGCGCGACTTGAACCTGCTGCTTCCGCAGGCCGCGGGCTGGTTCGTCATGGAAGCCACGGACATCAACGAGGCGAGCCAGATTCTCTGCATGGCGCGCGGACGCGACAC